From the genome of Chloroflexota bacterium:
CGTAAACAGGAGCAGGCAGGCGTTCGAACTCCTCATTTTCCAGCGCCTGCAAGTAGGTACTGAGGATTTTGGTTGCTTCCTCCACCTGCGCTAGAGATAAGCCTTTGGCTTCACGCGCCTTGCGCAGAGTTTCCCCTAACTCGCCCATCTGCATTAGCCTCTGAGATAACTCGGCATTTCCTTGCCCAGAATATATATACGATTGCTTGAAAAGTCAAAAGAACACCACTGCAGGGGATATTGAAAAAGCCTCGTTTGGAGTGCAAGACAGAACGGGTTAACCAGTGGGGGTAGCATAAGCCATGAGCGTGGGGCTGTTTCCACCTCCATAAGGAGGACTGTAGCTCACCATCCCGGTTTTTCAGTACTCTCCCCAAATACGGTGGCGTATAGGCTTATAACATGGTGCGCAAGATCTATGCTTCCATCTGTCTTTTGGCAGCTTCAAGCACATTGCGCATTAGCATGATGTTGGTCATTGGGCCTGTGCCGCCCGGTACGGGTGTGATCATCCCTGCCACTTCCAGTGCAGCTTCATAGTCCACATCGCCGCACATTTGACCGTCCACAAAGTTGACGCCAAAATCAATGACCACTGCGCCGGGTTTGATCCAATCGCCCTTGATCATCTTTGCACGCCCCACAGCCGCACAGAGGATGTCACCGCTGCGGCACACGGCAGCCAGGTCTGTTGTCTGTGAATGACAAATGGTTACCGTCGCATTCTCGCGCAATAGAAGCATAGCCATGGGCTTGCCCACGATATTTGAACGACCCACAACCACGGCGTGTTTCCCCTGCAATGGGACTTGATAGCGCTTGAGTATCTCTAGTCCACCAGCAGGTGTGGCAGGAACGAAAAACGGCTCGACCATGGGTGGCCGTCCTACCGGTGCTACTTGAGCTAGTCGGCCAGTATTCACGGGATGCACGCCATCCACATCCTTGTCTGGAGAAAGAGCCTCCTTCACTGCTGCCTCGTTGATTCCTTTGGGAAATGGCTCCTGTACCATGATGCCGTGAACATTCCGATCAGCGTTCAAGGCGGCAACCAAGGCTACAATCTCGTCCTGTGTTGCTGTTTCCGGCAATGTATGCAGAGCAAATCCCATTCCGCGGCCAT
Proteins encoded in this window:
- a CDS encoding bifunctional 5,10-methylenetetrahydrofolate dehydrogenase/5,10-methenyltetrahydrofolate cyclohydrolase, which encodes MTATILNGRELAKTMQEEITAEVEAFKSRYNVVPTIAVVRAGEDPASVSYAKAIEKAFNGRGMGFALHTLPETATQDEIVALVAALNADRNVHGIMVQEPFPKGINEAAVKEALSPDKDVDGVHPVNTGRLAQVAPVGRPPMVEPFFVPATPAGGLEILKRYQVPLQGKHAVVVGRSNIVGKPMAMLLLRENATVTICHSQTTDLAAVCRSGDILCAAVGRAKMIKGDWIKPGAVVIDFGVNFVDGQMCGDVDYEAALEVAGMITPVPGGTGPMTNIMLMRNVLEAAKRQMEA